Proteins encoded in a region of the Ruegeria sp. AD91A genome:
- a CDS encoding 1-acyl-sn-glycerol-3-phosphate acyltransferase yields the protein MPLSPDGQDRATRAIDPLPIRLIKRAILVLIGLFYFLFVAFAPLLCVRRRGFRGWYWRLVKRSCSRLLWLLSIRVEMRPEEKNALAADTNSIIVVNHRSHLDGFSLMHVVPDTKWFTFAAKSEFWNSKLLRTGFDGAGLVPINRDSGSTAMDTLIKAVREMPARCSIVLFPEGTRSKTESLGDFKAGAVLVARETGRTITPIVIHDSDSLLPRGKHLPRSGTIRVEALPTFACDPTASVDEDLARLRRQMMAVFER from the coding sequence ATGCCCCTTTCACCTGACGGTCAAGACCGCGCAACTCGCGCCATTGACCCTTTGCCAATACGCCTAATCAAGCGCGCTATACTGGTTCTTATCGGCCTGTTTTATTTCCTCTTCGTGGCCTTTGCCCCTCTTCTTTGCGTTCGGCGCAGAGGGTTTCGGGGTTGGTATTGGCGCCTGGTGAAACGGTCATGCTCACGCCTGCTGTGGCTCCTCAGCATCCGCGTCGAGATGCGTCCTGAGGAAAAGAATGCCCTCGCCGCCGACACCAACAGCATCATCGTGGTCAACCACCGTAGCCATCTCGATGGCTTCAGTCTCATGCACGTGGTGCCAGACACCAAATGGTTCACTTTCGCGGCGAAGTCAGAGTTCTGGAACAGCAAACTCCTGCGCACTGGTTTTGATGGAGCGGGTCTCGTCCCTATCAACCGAGACTCCGGCTCAACGGCCATGGATACGCTGATAAAGGCTGTCAGGGAAATGCCTGCCCGCTGTTCCATCGTGCTATTCCCAGAAGGCACCCGATCCAAAACAGAATCGCTCGGGGACTTTAAAGCGGGTGCTGTCTTAGTCGCCCGAGAAACCGGCCGCACGATCACCCCCATTGTCATCCATGACAGCGATAGTCTACTTCCACGCGGCAAACATTTACCGCGCAGCGGGACGATCCGTGTGGAGGCATTGCCAACATTCGCGTGCGATCCTAC
- a CDS encoding amidohydrolase family protein produces the protein MRSLILALVFASTAVAAQDEPTRTLITNVNVFDGVSDRLIEGASVMIEDNLISAVSIDPIDAEGAMVIDGGGRTMTPGFIDAHVHLTLQVNYAELAALDEYYFAFTQADQAEKMLLRGFTTARDAGGNVYSLMRAINEGLVNGPRLYVSGGTIGQSGGHGDYRLPNDPPRLIATQAPWAVRQGHSAVIDGPDQALSAAREQLRKGSTQLKLFTGGGVASPTDPLDVVEMTPEEVRAVVQAAENWNTYVMSHVYNTRGIRLAVENGVKSIEHANFIDEETLDIVIENDAWLSVQALVFVNTPAGMSPEVQDRFKQALAGLDSMFSLAKEKGFKKLAFGTDVIGDPALLARQNEEFSLRTRWFEPAEILRQATSGNAELMALSGPRNPYPEKLGVIEEGAYADLILIDGNPLEDIDVLVDYDENFDLIMKDGVIYKNTLN, from the coding sequence ATGCGTAGCCTTATTCTTGCTTTGGTCTTTGCATCCACCGCCGTCGCCGCGCAAGACGAGCCAACGCGCACCCTCATTACCAATGTAAATGTGTTTGATGGCGTGAGTGACAGACTCATTGAAGGCGCCAGCGTGATGATCGAGGACAATCTCATCTCGGCAGTGTCTATCGATCCGATTGACGCCGAGGGTGCCATGGTCATTGACGGCGGTGGGCGCACAATGACACCCGGTTTTATTGACGCCCACGTCCATCTCACTCTGCAGGTCAACTACGCTGAACTGGCCGCACTTGATGAGTACTACTTTGCGTTCACGCAAGCGGACCAGGCGGAGAAAATGCTGCTGCGTGGCTTTACAACGGCGAGAGACGCAGGCGGCAATGTGTACTCACTAATGCGCGCAATCAACGAAGGGCTGGTGAATGGTCCACGGCTCTATGTGTCCGGCGGAACCATCGGGCAGTCAGGGGGACACGGCGACTATCGTCTTCCTAATGATCCTCCTAGATTGATCGCTACGCAAGCGCCGTGGGCCGTCCGCCAGGGACACTCAGCCGTGATTGATGGGCCGGATCAGGCCTTGTCGGCGGCACGGGAGCAGTTGCGCAAAGGGTCGACGCAACTCAAACTGTTTACCGGTGGCGGAGTCGCGTCCCCGACCGACCCGCTTGATGTGGTTGAGATGACGCCAGAAGAAGTCCGTGCTGTCGTTCAGGCCGCAGAGAACTGGAACACATATGTGATGTCGCATGTCTACAACACGCGCGGCATACGGCTTGCCGTCGAAAACGGGGTTAAGTCGATTGAGCACGCCAACTTCATTGATGAAGAAACACTCGACATCGTCATCGAAAATGACGCTTGGCTCAGTGTGCAAGCGCTGGTCTTTGTTAATACTCCCGCAGGCATGAGCCCTGAGGTGCAAGACCGTTTCAAACAGGCACTGGCTGGTTTGGACAGCATGTTCAGCCTTGCAAAAGAAAAAGGGTTCAAGAAGCTTGCCTTCGGCACAGACGTGATCGGTGACCCGGCCTTGCTTGCGCGCCAGAACGAAGAGTTCTCACTGCGCACCCGCTGGTTCGAGCCCGCCGAAATTCTACGCCAAGCCACGTCTGGAAATGCAGAATTGATGGCACTGTCTGGCCCAAGGAACCCCTACCCTGAAAAACTGGGCGTCATCGAAGAGGGCGCATACGCAGATCTCATTCTGATCGACGGCAACCCGCTTGAAGACATCGATGTATTGGTGGACTACGACGAAAACTTCGACCTGATTATGAAAGACGGCGTTATCTATAAGAATACACTGAACTGA